In the genome of Victivallis lenta, one region contains:
- a CDS encoding MBL fold metallo-hydrolase produces MVKLSVLGSGSRGNALVLSCEEGAVIVDMGFSRKELRCRMEKLGIDPSGIRAALLTHEHDDHSKGCRVFCNELSIPLCAAGPTAAYLKRKGKLPDRVLEFEPGQDFHIAGFEISPFAVQHDAVCPVGFVIRRGGCTVGIATDLGDVNALARQRLCDCSALILESNYDAKMLRDSDRQIYLKRRILGRHGHLDNVVALKALEELLTPRTSVLMLAHLSSECNCPELVRNLFETKLRELGRTDLRFEVLSQERPVGPVDLFDHMVAEEYGYAAN; encoded by the coding sequence ATGGTCAAGTTGAGTGTGCTCGGCAGCGGGAGCCGGGGCAATGCCCTCGTTCTCTCCTGCGAGGAAGGAGCGGTTATCGTCGACATGGGGTTTTCGCGGAAGGAACTCCGCTGCCGCATGGAAAAGCTCGGGATCGACCCTTCCGGAATCCGTGCCGCGCTCCTGACCCACGAGCACGACGATCATTCGAAGGGGTGCCGGGTCTTCTGCAACGAGTTGTCGATTCCGCTCTGCGCGGCGGGGCCGACTGCGGCCTACCTGAAACGGAAGGGCAAGCTTCCCGACCGCGTGCTTGAGTTCGAACCGGGGCAGGATTTCCATATCGCCGGCTTCGAAATCTCTCCGTTCGCGGTGCAGCACGATGCGGTCTGTCCGGTCGGTTTCGTGATCCGGCGCGGCGGCTGCACGGTCGGCATCGCCACAGACCTCGGGGACGTCAACGCGCTGGCCCGGCAGCGGCTCTGCGACTGCAGCGCGCTGATCCTCGAGAGCAACTACGACGCGAAGATGCTGCGCGATTCGGATCGGCAGATCTACCTGAAACGCCGCATTCTCGGCCGCCACGGCCATCTCGACAACGTGGTTGCGCTGAAGGCGCTCGAGGAGCTGCTGACGCCGCGGACTTCGGTGCTGATGCTCGCCCATCTGTCGAGCGAATGCAATTGCCCGGAGCTGGTCCGGAATCTGTTCGAGACGAAGCTGCGCGAGCTCGGGCGTACCGACCTGAGGTTCGAGGTGCTTTCGCAGGAGCGCCCGGTCGGTCCGGTCGACCTGTTCGACCACATGGTGGCGGAGGAGTACGGATATGCCGCAAACTGA
- the rpoN gene encoding RNA polymerase factor sigma-54, protein MSGNQQTLSTTLRQEQQLSARQLQSLELLNLPLLELEERLMQAMAANPLLEAESADDLPEPEPPAPAEAEDEANFDAEAAEADEWRDDLPLPSDNCARDDDAERREYLLNSLTDAPTLQEQLLQELALSDAPANLRRVGAEIIGGIDDSGYLRSTVPDIAMSTGEPVEVVEKALELVQGFDPPGVGCRDLPECLKLQLRRKNALTPVLEEILDHHLEEIARNHLPQLARTLRISLDELYGCLGELRKLSPFPGSALAPEHSEFVAPEVEIVKSGDGYAVHSCKGAAPRLFLAERYLKMLETPDLSGEDRAYLREKLQQARDLMRALELRQSTIVRIAEVIARTQRDFLAEGVEALHPLTMRQVGEELELHETTISRAVANKYVRTPQGIFPLKFFFSAGFTSEDGAELSNRAVMEKIRELIQKEPPAKPLSDEQLAQMLKAGGIAVARRTVAKYREALGIPSSNLRRQHI, encoded by the coding sequence ATGTCCGGAAATCAGCAAACATTAAGTACAACTTTACGGCAGGAACAGCAGCTCTCGGCGCGTCAGCTCCAGAGCCTCGAACTGTTGAACCTGCCGCTGCTCGAACTCGAAGAACGGCTGATGCAGGCGATGGCGGCCAATCCGCTGCTGGAGGCGGAAAGCGCCGACGACCTGCCGGAACCCGAGCCCCCCGCCCCGGCCGAAGCCGAGGACGAGGCGAACTTCGATGCAGAAGCGGCCGAGGCCGACGAATGGCGCGACGACCTGCCGCTGCCCTCCGACAACTGCGCCCGGGACGACGACGCCGAACGCCGCGAATATCTGCTCAACTCGCTGACCGATGCGCCGACGCTGCAGGAACAACTGCTGCAGGAGCTGGCGCTTTCGGACGCACCCGCGAACCTGCGGCGGGTCGGCGCCGAGATCATCGGCGGCATCGACGACTCCGGCTATCTGCGCAGCACCGTGCCGGACATCGCAATGTCCACCGGCGAGCCGGTCGAAGTCGTCGAAAAAGCGCTCGAGCTCGTGCAGGGATTCGATCCGCCCGGCGTCGGCTGCCGTGACCTTCCCGAATGCCTGAAGCTCCAGCTCAGGCGCAAGAACGCGCTGACCCCGGTGCTTGAAGAGATTCTCGACCACCACCTCGAGGAGATCGCCCGGAATCATCTGCCGCAACTGGCCAGAACGCTCCGGATTTCGCTCGACGAACTTTACGGCTGTCTCGGGGAGCTGCGCAAACTCTCCCCTTTTCCGGGTTCGGCCCTCGCGCCGGAGCACTCCGAATTCGTGGCGCCCGAAGTCGAAATCGTGAAATCCGGCGACGGCTATGCGGTACACTCCTGCAAGGGCGCCGCGCCGCGCCTGTTCCTGGCGGAGCGCTATCTTAAAATGCTCGAAACGCCGGATCTCTCCGGCGAGGATCGCGCCTATCTGCGCGAAAAGCTCCAGCAGGCCAGGGACCTCATGCGCGCGCTCGAACTGCGCCAGAGCACGATCGTCCGCATCGCGGAGGTCATCGCCCGGACGCAGCGCGATTTCCTCGCGGAAGGCGTCGAGGCGCTGCATCCGCTGACCATGCGGCAGGTCGGCGAGGAACTCGAACTGCACGAGACCACGATCAGCCGGGCGGTGGCCAATAAATATGTCCGTACGCCTCAGGGGATTTTCCCGCTGAAATTCTTTTTCAGCGCCGGCTTCACCTCCGAAGACGGCGCCGAGTTGTCGAACCGGGCGGTCATGGAGAAAATCCGCGAGCTGATCCAGAAGGAGCCCCCGGCCAAACCGCTCTCCGACGAACAGCTCGCGCAAATGCTGAAGGCCGGCGGCATCGCCGTTGCCCGGCGCACGGTCGCCAAATACCGCGAAGCGCTCGGAATTCCGTCGTCGAACCTGCGCCGGCAGCACATCTGA
- a CDS encoding class I SAM-dependent methyltransferase — translation MKENKYDDETFFGKYSRMARSTEGLRGAGEWHELRKLLPDFRGKRILDLGCGFGWHCQYAIEHGATSAVGIDISQKMLDEARRKFPSPAIRFLRMPIEDYDYPPEQFDAVLSSLAFHYIESFDDICRKVARTLLPGGSFVFSAEHPVFTAEGSQQWIRGDAGEPLHWPVDNYYIEGKRSAVFLGEPVAKYHRTLTAYVNGLLAAGFEITGLVEPQPEAALLDTVPGMRDELRRPMMLILSAVRKQA, via the coding sequence ATGAAAGAAAACAAATACGACGACGAGACGTTTTTCGGCAAATACAGCCGGATGGCCCGGTCGACCGAAGGACTGCGCGGAGCCGGGGAGTGGCATGAATTGCGCAAACTCCTTCCTGACTTCCGCGGCAAGCGCATCCTCGACCTTGGTTGCGGCTTCGGCTGGCACTGCCAATACGCAATCGAGCACGGTGCAACATCAGCGGTCGGCATCGACATTTCGCAAAAAATGCTGGATGAAGCCCGGCGGAAGTTCCCATCGCCGGCCATCCGTTTCCTCCGCATGCCGATCGAAGATTACGACTACCCGCCGGAACAGTTTGACGCGGTGCTGAGTTCCCTTGCATTCCACTACATCGAATCGTTCGACGACATCTGCCGCAAGGTCGCCCGGACTCTCTTGCCGGGCGGCAGTTTCGTCTTCTCGGCAGAGCACCCCGTCTTTACGGCCGAGGGCAGCCAGCAGTGGATTCGCGGCGATGCGGGTGAACCGCTCCACTGGCCGGTTGACAACTACTATATCGAAGGGAAACGCAGTGCCGTCTTCCTCGGCGAGCCGGTCGCCAAATATCACCGGACGCTGACCGCCTACGTGAACGGCCTGCTGGCGGCCGGCTTTGAAATCACAGGGCTGGTCGAACCGCAGCCCGAAGCGGCGCTGCTCGACACCGTGCCGGGCATGCGCGACGAACTGCGCCGCCCGATGATGCTGATCCTCTCGGCCGTCAGGAAGCAGGCCTGA
- a CDS encoding FAD-dependent oxidoreductase, whose amino-acid sequence MSIEFILDGRTVTAEPGQTILEVATANGIKIPTLCRESRISKTTSCFVCVVRDRKTGRYMPSCAAVPAPGQEIEASSPEVLDMRKTALSLLLSEHTGDCEAPCTMACPAHANVEEYVRAGRKGEFLHSLQIIKKRIPLPMSIGRVCPRFCEKDCRRNVYGEPVAINDFKRLAADLYYDEYMEELPELTGKKVAIVGAGPGGLSAAYYLRLEGIESTIFEAQPKAGGMLRYGIPEYRLPKATLDRELAHFPKMGVKFEFGRKLGENLSLDELKSKFDAVVVAVGCWKASGLRCEGEELAKQGIEFLYEVASNGNSAPNPGKVIVVGGGNTAMDCVRTSVRLGSPDVNCFYRRTEAEMPAEKIEIHEAREEGVNFHFLVAPVKVEKRNGRLVMTCRRMELGEPDASGRRKPVEIPGSEFETEADTIIAAIGQGTVVPDGIPTNRFRNVDVKENSCCFGDRLYAAGDCLSGAATVVEGVASGRQAALEIANELLGRELPVEHTVYVSRGKWQNLAKEDLVFLRDDVSEDPREQQKLISLELRKNSFKEVAATMTKEQIMHEGQRCIECSCTDKKDCKLREHGDTYGCKADAIKGKRLPVSYDIRHPSIIQDRGKCIKCGVCVKVCKEVVNRTLLSPKKRGFFTCVGTAFDKGFPDSCAECGECINACPVGALDWRIKK is encoded by the coding sequence ATGAGCATCGAATTTATTCTGGACGGCCGGACGGTTACGGCGGAACCCGGCCAGACCATCCTTGAAGTTGCGACCGCGAACGGAATTAAGATTCCGACGCTCTGCCGCGAAAGCCGTATCTCCAAAACCACCAGCTGCTTCGTCTGCGTGGTCCGTGACAGGAAGACCGGCCGGTATATGCCGAGCTGCGCCGCGGTGCCCGCTCCGGGGCAGGAGATCGAGGCGTCGAGTCCCGAAGTGCTGGATATGCGCAAGACCGCGCTGTCGCTCCTGCTCTCCGAGCACACCGGTGACTGCGAGGCGCCGTGCACGATGGCCTGTCCGGCCCATGCGAATGTCGAAGAGTATGTCCGCGCCGGCCGCAAGGGTGAATTCCTGCACAGTCTGCAGATCATCAAGAAGCGGATTCCGCTGCCGATGTCGATCGGCCGCGTCTGCCCGCGTTTCTGCGAAAAGGACTGCCGCCGCAATGTCTACGGCGAGCCGGTCGCGATCAACGATTTCAAGCGCCTTGCGGCCGACCTTTATTACGATGAGTACATGGAAGAGCTTCCGGAGCTCACCGGGAAGAAGGTCGCGATCGTCGGCGCGGGGCCGGGCGGACTTTCCGCCGCGTACTATCTGCGTCTCGAGGGGATCGAATCGACGATTTTCGAAGCCCAGCCGAAGGCCGGCGGCATGCTGCGTTACGGCATTCCCGAATACCGTCTGCCGAAGGCGACGCTCGACCGCGAGCTCGCGCACTTTCCGAAGATGGGCGTCAAGTTCGAATTCGGCAGAAAACTCGGCGAAAACCTTTCGCTCGACGAGCTGAAGAGCAAGTTTGACGCGGTCGTCGTCGCGGTCGGCTGCTGGAAAGCTTCCGGTCTCCGCTGCGAGGGCGAGGAGCTGGCGAAGCAGGGCATCGAGTTCCTGTACGAAGTCGCCTCCAACGGCAACTCGGCGCCGAACCCGGGCAAGGTCATCGTGGTCGGCGGCGGCAATACCGCCATGGACTGCGTGCGCACGAGCGTTCGCCTCGGCAGCCCCGACGTGAACTGCTTCTACCGCCGTACCGAGGCCGAAATGCCGGCTGAGAAGATCGAGATTCACGAGGCGCGTGAAGAGGGTGTGAATTTCCATTTCCTCGTCGCCCCGGTCAAGGTCGAAAAGCGGAACGGCCGGCTGGTCATGACCTGCCGCCGCATGGAGCTCGGCGAACCCGACGCCTCCGGGCGCCGCAAGCCGGTTGAAATTCCGGGCAGCGAATTCGAGACCGAAGCCGACACCATCATCGCGGCGATCGGGCAGGGGACCGTCGTTCCGGACGGCATCCCGACCAACCGTTTCCGCAACGTCGACGTCAAGGAGAACAGCTGCTGCTTCGGCGACAGGCTTTATGCCGCCGGCGACTGTCTCTCCGGTGCGGCAACCGTGGTCGAAGGCGTCGCCTCGGGCCGCCAGGCCGCGCTCGAAATTGCGAATGAGCTGCTCGGCAGGGAGCTTCCTGTGGAGCATACCGTCTACGTCAGCCGCGGCAAGTGGCAGAATCTCGCGAAGGAGGACCTCGTTTTCCTGCGCGACGACGTCTCCGAAGACCCGCGCGAGCAGCAGAAGCTCATCAGCCTCGAGCTGCGCAAGAACTCCTTCAAGGAGGTCGCGGCGACCATGACGAAGGAGCAGATCATGCACGAAGGGCAGCGCTGCATCGAATGCAGCTGCACCGATAAGAAGGACTGCAAACTCCGCGAGCATGGCGATACCTACGGCTGCAAGGCCGACGCGATCAAGGGCAAGCGTCTGCCGGTCAGCTATGACATCCGCCACCCGTCCATCATTCAGGACCGCGGCAAATGCATCAAATGCGGCGTCTGCGTGAAGGTCTGCAAGGAGGTCGTCAACCGGACTCTCCTGTCGCCCAAGAAGCGCGGATTCTTCACCTGCGTCGGAACCGCCTTCGACAAGGGCTTCCCCGACAGCTGCGCTGAATGCGGCGAATGCATCAACGCCTGTCCGGTCGGCGCCCTCGACTGGCGCATCAAGAAGTAA
- a CDS encoding NADH-ubiquinone oxidoreductase-F iron-sulfur binding region domain-containing protein, translated as MSQAKIKKIRVGVASCGVAAGADAVLELLRSRSESVPVEGTGCLGHCYAEPMVEVVLDGGDSVFYRNVKAENGYIDNILSLGEKDRFEIPPARKAKELIKVLALAGRIDPTRFEDYVENGGYDGLKRALSMTPAEVVNEVKLSGLRGRGGGGFPTGTKWSFLAAKDTPEKILICNADEGDPGAFMDRSLMESVPHQVLEGMLIAAYATGATKLFIYCRAEYPMAIKHLKIAIAQIQEHKLNVIAGRELEIIIKEGAGAFVCGEETALIASLEGQRGTPRFRPPFPTDRGWQGHPSMINNVETFGNVPLILREGAAAFASIGTEGSKGTKLFALAGDLKNPGLVEVPMGTTLREIVFDIGGADPEKVKAVQTGGPSGGCIPVELFDTPVDYDSLKKLGAIMGSGGMIVIGKDRCMVETARYFLDFTHRESCGKCTFCRVGTTRMFETLERIVAGKGEMADLEFLEDIGPKIRMGSLCGLGQTAPNPVLATLRYYRHEYEAHVKDHQCDALQCNALVDMYLDKTNCIKCKLCIKTCPVGAISDDFVIDNDKCTRCNACKDVCPKKTIHRVKKGSEQ; from the coding sequence ATGAGCCAGGCGAAAATCAAGAAGATCCGGGTCGGCGTCGCAAGCTGCGGCGTGGCCGCGGGCGCCGATGCGGTGCTCGAACTCCTGCGTTCCCGTTCCGAATCGGTTCCGGTCGAAGGCACCGGCTGTCTCGGGCACTGCTATGCCGAGCCGATGGTCGAAGTCGTGCTCGACGGCGGGGATTCGGTTTTTTACCGCAATGTGAAGGCCGAAAACGGCTATATCGACAATATTCTTTCGCTCGGCGAGAAGGACCGGTTCGAGATTCCGCCGGCGCGCAAGGCGAAGGAGCTGATCAAGGTTCTGGCGCTGGCCGGGCGGATCGACCCGACCCGCTTCGAGGATTACGTCGAGAACGGCGGCTATGACGGGCTCAAGCGGGCGCTGTCGATGACGCCGGCCGAGGTAGTGAACGAAGTCAAGCTTTCGGGCCTGCGCGGCCGCGGGGGCGGCGGTTTCCCGACCGGCACGAAGTGGAGCTTCCTCGCGGCGAAGGATACGCCCGAGAAGATTCTGATCTGCAACGCCGACGAGGGCGACCCGGGCGCGTTCATGGACCGTTCGCTGATGGAATCGGTTCCGCACCAGGTTCTCGAGGGGATGCTGATCGCGGCTTATGCGACCGGCGCGACCAAGCTTTTCATCTACTGCCGCGCCGAGTATCCGATGGCGATCAAGCACCTGAAGATCGCCATCGCCCAGATTCAGGAGCACAAGCTCAATGTCATCGCCGGGCGCGAGCTTGAGATCATCATCAAGGAGGGAGCCGGCGCTTTCGTCTGCGGCGAAGAGACCGCGCTCATCGCGTCGCTCGAAGGGCAGCGCGGCACGCCGCGTTTCCGCCCGCCGTTCCCGACCGACCGCGGCTGGCAGGGCCATCCGTCGATGATCAACAACGTCGAAACTTTCGGCAACGTTCCGCTGATTCTGCGCGAGGGAGCGGCGGCGTTCGCTTCGATCGGCACCGAAGGCAGCAAGGGAACCAAGCTTTTCGCGCTGGCCGGCGACCTGAAGAATCCGGGTCTGGTCGAGGTTCCGATGGGGACCACGCTGCGCGAAATCGTTTTCGATATCGGCGGCGCGGACCCGGAGAAGGTCAAGGCGGTCCAGACCGGCGGTCCTTCCGGCGGCTGCATCCCGGTCGAGCTTTTCGATACGCCGGTCGACTACGACTCGCTCAAGAAGCTCGGCGCCATCATGGGTTCCGGCGGCATGATCGTGATCGGCAAGGACCGCTGCATGGTCGAGACCGCGCGTTACTTCCTCGACTTCACGCACCGGGAAAGCTGCGGCAAATGCACGTTCTGCCGCGTCGGCACGACCCGTATGTTCGAGACGCTCGAGCGCATCGTCGCCGGCAAGGGCGAGATGGCCGACCTCGAATTCCTCGAAGATATCGGCCCGAAGATCCGCATGGGATCGCTCTGCGGCCTCGGACAGACCGCGCCGAACCCGGTTCTCGCCACGCTGCGCTATTACCGGCATGAGTACGAAGCGCACGTGAAGGATCATCAGTGTGACGCGCTGCAGTGCAACGCGCTCGTCGACATGTACCTCGACAAGACGAACTGCATCAAGTGCAAGCTCTGCATCAAGACTTGTCCGGTCGGCGCGATTTCCGACGATTTCGTGATCGACAACGACAAATGCACCCGCTGCAACGCCTGCAAGGACGTCTGCCCCAAGAAGACCATTCACCGGGTCAAGAAAGGTTCCGAACAATGA
- a CDS encoding complex I 24 kDa subunit family protein yields MNQKYAFLEKVGREPSNLIKGLQAVQGVEGYVSDESIVAIADYFGIPVVEVEGVLSFYAQFKRVKPGKYKIAVCDGTACHIKGSTQVEEWLTRELGIKSGETDARGHFSLETVACLGCCSLAPVMSVNGRVYGKLDRKSMIKILKEYENK; encoded by the coding sequence ATGAATCAAAAGTACGCGTTTCTGGAGAAGGTCGGCCGGGAGCCGTCGAACCTCATCAAGGGGTTGCAGGCGGTTCAGGGGGTCGAAGGTTACGTCTCCGACGAAAGCATCGTCGCGATCGCCGACTACTTCGGCATCCCGGTGGTCGAGGTCGAGGGCGTGTTGAGCTTCTACGCTCAGTTCAAACGGGTCAAGCCGGGTAAATACAAGATTGCGGTCTGTGACGGCACCGCCTGCCATATCAAGGGTTCGACCCAGGTCGAGGAGTGGCTGACCCGCGAGCTCGGCATCAAGTCGGGCGAAACCGATGCGCGCGGACACTTCTCCCTCGAAACCGTCGCCTGCCTCGGCTGCTGCAGCCTCGCTCCCGTGATGAGCGTCAACGGCCGTGTCTACGGGAAGCTCGACCGCAAGAGCATGATCAAAATCCTGAAGGAGTACGAGAACAAATGA
- a CDS encoding 4-deoxy-4-formamido-L-arabinose-phosphoundecaprenol deformylase, translating to MKTIALRIDVDTCRGTGRGVPRLCGILKKHGVRGTFYFSVGPDNMGRHLWRLLKPSFLWKMLRTDAAGLYGPEIILMGTAWPGPKIGKKYADVIRSTMEAGHEIGFHAWDHHKAQAKLMKMSAAEMANELEKGLAFLAGVTGGIVRTSAAPGWRANAQLLEVKMRFPFEYNSDCRGVSPFYPVVDGKRLGQLQIPVTLPTYDEALGRDGVTNENYNDRQIGLLSEERPNVLTVHAEAEGGKCAPMFDEYLTRVIAAGYEVIPLGELAARVKDEAPEGEMELAEFPGREGVLAVQKR from the coding sequence ATGAAAACGATTGCGCTCCGCATCGATGTGGATACCTGCCGCGGCACCGGCCGCGGCGTTCCGCGTCTCTGCGGGATATTGAAGAAACACGGCGTCCGAGGGACGTTTTACTTTTCGGTCGGACCGGACAACATGGGCCGCCATTTGTGGCGGCTGCTGAAACCGTCGTTCCTCTGGAAGATGCTGCGTACCGACGCGGCCGGGCTCTACGGACCCGAAATCATCCTGATGGGAACCGCCTGGCCCGGACCGAAGATCGGGAAGAAATATGCGGATGTGATCCGCAGCACGATGGAGGCCGGCCACGAGATCGGCTTTCACGCCTGGGATCACCACAAGGCGCAGGCGAAGCTCATGAAGATGAGCGCGGCCGAAATGGCGAACGAGCTTGAGAAGGGGCTCGCTTTCCTGGCCGGGGTGACCGGCGGAATCGTGCGGACCAGCGCCGCGCCGGGGTGGCGGGCCAATGCGCAGCTGCTCGAGGTCAAGATGCGCTTTCCGTTCGAGTACAACAGCGACTGCCGCGGCGTCTCTCCGTTCTACCCGGTGGTGGACGGGAAGCGGCTCGGGCAGCTTCAGATTCCGGTCACGCTGCCGACTTATGACGAAGCGCTCGGGCGCGACGGGGTCACGAACGAAAATTACAATGACCGCCAGATCGGGCTGCTCTCCGAAGAGCGCCCGAATGTGCTGACCGTCCATGCGGAGGCCGAGGGCGGCAAATGTGCGCCGATGTTCGACGAGTATCTGACGCGGGTGATCGCGGCGGGGTACGAGGTGATTCCGCTCGGCGAGCTTGCGGCCCGCGTGAAGGATGAGGCGCCGGAGGGCGAGATGGAGCTCGCCGAATTTCCCGGGCGCGAAGGCGTTCTCGCGGTCCAGAAAAGGTAG